TAAATACGATATGCAATCAATTTCCGTATTGGATCTTTTTGCAGGAATCGGTTCCATTACACTAGAACTGGCTTCCAGAGGATGCCAGAGTATCACTTCGGTAGAAATGAATCCAAAACATACTGCATTTATCAATTCTACAGCGGCTGAATTAGATATGGCACTTCAGGTTAATGTACAGAGAGGTGATGTATTCGACTGGCTGAAAAAATTCAGAAATAATAAATCTTTTGAAATTGTTTTTTCTGATGCTCCTTTTGAAATGGAAGAAAAAAAATACCATGAATTGATCTCCCTGGTTTTAAACAATAAATACCTGAAAGAAAACGGAGTTCTTATTGTAGAACACCAAAGCCGTATGAAACTTGATCACCCTAACTTGGTAGACACCAGAAAATACGGAAAC
This is a stretch of genomic DNA from Chryseobacterium tructae. It encodes these proteins:
- a CDS encoding RsmD family RNA methyltransferase codes for the protein MFRIISGKWKAKKIAAPKNFDVRPTTDFAKEALFSILENKYDMQSISVLDLFAGIGSITLELASRGCQSITSVEMNPKHTAFINSTAAELDMALQVNVQRGDVFDWLKKFRNNKSFEIVFSDAPFEMEEKKYHELISLVLNNKYLKENGVLIVEHQSRMKLDHPNLVDTRKYGNVSFSFFDPNKEDNQEL